The genomic window GAGGATGATCCCGAGGTCGTAGCGTCCAGCCGCAGAAGGGACCCCTCCGTTGAAAACACCGCAACGGATGAGGACGAGATGGAAGAAAGCTGCGAGATAGTGGAACTGCCCGCAACCGCCCTAAGAAAAGACGACGGTGCAAAAGAGGCTGAGGCAAAAAACGATAACGCCTAAAAACTAAAAACTTTCCGCACGCAGTGTGTGCGGACTAAAACGGGAAGGAGCGCAGCAACGGACGCCCCTTCCCGCTATTTTTTATAGTCTTGCACGCGGTCTATCGCAGTCAGGCCTTTTTTGAGGCAAGCACATGTTCTATGACCTCCATGCCGCGCAGGACGAGCGCTTTATCCGCCTGGCTTCCCATGTGCCCTATGCGGAAGACCTTTCCGGCAAGCGCTCCGTAGCTGCCGCCGACGGCAAGCCCCTCAACGCGGAGGGCCGCGTCAAATTCAGGCCAGCTCCATCCGTCTGGCACCATGATCGCGGTGACGGTGGGGGAGGCAAGCTCCTCCTTCGCCGCGTACAGCGAAAGCCCGAGCTGGCGCGCGCGGAGGCGGCATAGGGCGGCTGCCTCTTCGTGACGCTTGAAGGAGTTTTCTAGCCCTTCCTCTAGCACGCTCTTTAACGCTAGGTTCAGCGCCTTGTTCGCGTGCCAGTTGTGCGTGTAGGGCGTAGCCTTCATTTCAAGCGCGCCGCGCCACGGAAGTATCGCGTCGTAGCCCGCGTAGTTCACCTCTTCTGCACGCTTCCACGCTTTATCGCTTACGGTGAGCGCGCAGATGTCCGGCAGCAGCGAAAGGCACTTCTGGCTCCCCAGCAGCCCGAGGTCGATGCCCCATTCGTCGACGCGGACGTCTGTGCCTATTGCGCTTGCCACGAAGTCGACGATAAAGAGCGCGCCGCTTTCTGCCGCCACCGGCGCTATTTCGCCTATCGGGTTCAGCAGCCCGCTTGGCGTTTCGCAGTGTACGGCGGTGATGATGTCTGGGCGAAATTCGGCTATTTTGTCGCGCAGCGCGGAGGCGGTCACGAAATCCCCGTCAGGCGCTTCGAGATAGTCCGCTGTGACGCCTATCGCCTCCGCCATCTCGCCGAAGCCGTGTCCAAAGAGGCCGTTTGATACGGCAAGCACGCGGCTGCCTGGTGCGGCCACGCTTTTGAGCGCGCCCCAAAGCACGGACATGGCCTCGCCCGAGCCTATTACGACGTCGTTTTTAGTTTTCAGTGTCTTTTGAAGAAGCGAAACGTTTTCGGAAAGCAGAGCAAAGAAATCCTCTTCAAGGTCCGCGCTGCCGAAGTCCGTCAGATAGACCTCGCGGTATTTAAGAGGCACCGAAGAGGGGCCGGGCACCAACGGTATTTTGTAGGTCTCCATCAATTTCATCCTCCTTATGGCAGCGCCCGTTTAAGGCAGCGGCCATTACATATTCTGCAATATTGGGCTGAGCTATTTGTTTTCGCGCGGCCTGTGCATACTAAAAAAGCGCCGGATAAGCTCCGGCACTTTGATTTTTGGATTTGTAACTTTAAACGAGCTGATCCAGATATTGCTGAACTGCCGCTTTGACCCTGTTTCCGTCAGCCTGGCCCTTCGCCGCCGCCATAGTCTTGCCCATCATTTTGCCCATGTCTTTCGGGCCGGATGCGCCGACTGTTTCGGCAACGGTTTTTACTATCTTTATCAGTTCCTCGTCCGAGAGCTGCGCCGGCTGGTATGCCTCAAGCACCGTGGCCTCCGCGAGCTCGCGTTCGGCACGGTCGAGCGCTCCGCCGTTTTTGTACATCTCCGCGGCTTCAAAGCGCTGCTTTAGTAGGCGGCGGACCAATACAAGTATATCGTCGTCCGTCAGCGGGTTGTCTTTTCCCTTTTCCACCTGCGCCAGTTGTTCGGCAGATTTCAGCATCCGCAGTACGGAGAGTGTCAGCTCGTCTTTTGCCTTCATAGCTGCAACCAGATCCTTTTGGATCCTTTCTCCTAGGTCAGACATTAATAATCCGCCCTCCTGCCTTTGTTTCGTGCCATCTCGGCCTTCTTACGTTTTTTGATTTCGCTGGGTTTTTCGTAATGTTCATGCTTCTTCGCTTCACGAAGCACGCCCACCTTCCGAAGCTCTCTTTTAAAACGTTTGAGTGCATCTTCGATCGACTCGTTGTCGCGTCTTGTTACGGTGGTCATCAACATTCCCCCCTTTCTCAGTCGGGGTAACACCAAAGCGAAACACCGCTTTTAAATCCGCCTGATGTCTTTCTAATTTATTACATCTATGTATTATGCGGTATCGAGTTATATTTTGTCAACAATCGAAGGCCGCACAATTCACCTAAATTATCTAAAATACTGACAGGATAATTTTTACTAGATGCGGCGATGCTGCCGCCTTCGGAGGCGGCCTGTCCCGCGGACGGCATACCCTTTTTAAATTATTGAGACTTCGTCTGTTTGTGCGCAGTCTTCCGGCGCATCCTCCGTCGCCAGCCCTTCGTGCGAATATTTGACTGGGATAAGCGTCGTCTCTTCGTTTATTTTCGCAAAGGCGCGCCCTGTGACGCGTATATAATTTCTCGTGAGGCCGCGCACGACGCCGCCGGCGTTTTCTTCCACAAGTATGACGGCCTCTTGTCCGGCATGACGCAGGCAGAAGTTTTTGTGCAGAGCCTCCGCCGCGCAAAGCGCCTCGTCCACGCGCGGACGGACCGACGCCGCGCAAAGCTGAGGCATTGCGGCGGCTGGTGTGCCTTCGCGCGGTGAATAGGGAAAGACGTGCACCTTGCCGAAAGCCGTAGCCTTCACAAAAGAGAGGCTCTCTTTGAAGGCCGCGTCGTCCTCCGTGGGAAAGCCCACCATGAGGTCGGTGCTCACGTGAAGCTCAGAGCCAAGCGCCGCCCGCGCCCTTGTTACGACCGCCGCGTATTGTTGCTGCGTGTAGCCGCGTTTCATCGCGGAAAGCACGCCGTCGTCCCCCGACTGCAGCGGCATGTGTAGGTGTGGGCAGAATGTCGGCGTTTCGGCAAGCGCCTCAAGCAGCCGCTCGTCCACAGCGAAAGGCTCTATAGAGCCAAAGCGCAGCCGTTTGAGCGAAGGCAGCGACCCTATAGCGCGCACCAGCTCCGGCAGCCTGTCGTAAAGGCCGAGATGCACGCCGGTCAGCACGATCTCAGGGCAGCCCGCCTCCGTTATGCGGCGCGCCTCCGCGACGGCCGCGCCGAAGGGCCTCGATACGGGCCTTCCTCGCACATACGGCACGATGCAGTAGGCGCAGTAATGGCTGCACCCGTCCTGCACCTTGAGGAACGCGCGCGAATGAAGCCGGGGCCTGTCCAGCGAAAGCGCGTCCCAACTGTTTTCTTCTTCTATATTGGCGTCTATTCTGATAGAAGGCGCCGCTCCGTTAAAGCGCGCCGCTATCATCTCGGGCAGAAGGTGCTTTAGCCTGTTGCCCGCCAC from Cloacibacillus sp. includes these protein-coding regions:
- a CDS encoding aminotransferase class V-fold PLP-dependent enzyme, with the translated sequence METYKIPLVPGPSSVPLKYREVYLTDFGSADLEEDFFALLSENVSLLQKTLKTKNDVVIGSGEAMSVLWGALKSVAAPGSRVLAVSNGLFGHGFGEMAEAIGVTADYLEAPDGDFVTASALRDKIAEFRPDIITAVHCETPSGLLNPIGEIAPVAAESGALFIVDFVASAIGTDVRVDEWGIDLGLLGSQKCLSLLPDICALTVSDKAWKRAEEVNYAGYDAILPWRGALEMKATPYTHNWHANKALNLALKSVLEEGLENSFKRHEEAAALCRLRARQLGLSLYAAKEELASPTVTAIMVPDGWSWPEFDAALRVEGLAVGGSYGALAGKVFRIGHMGSQADKALVLRGMEVIEHVLASKKA
- a CDS encoding GatB/YqeY domain-containing protein, encoding MSDLGERIQKDLVAAMKAKDELTLSVLRMLKSAEQLAQVEKGKDNPLTDDDILVLVRRLLKQRFEAAEMYKNGGALDRAERELAEATVLEAYQPAQLSDEELIKIVKTVAETVGASGPKDMGKMMGKTMAAAKGQADGNRVKAAVQQYLDQLV
- the rpsU gene encoding 30S ribosomal protein S21 translates to MTTVTRRDNESIEDALKRFKRELRKVGVLREAKKHEHYEKPSEIKKRKKAEMARNKGRRADY
- a CDS encoding MiaB/RimO family radical SAM methylthiotransferase yields the protein MKRLAGKFFTVHIQGCRTNQYEGESIAAALEAEGAVWRDEAPDIAVIVTCTITAVADRKCRKLIRRARRENPNAVIAACGCYAQKVTEEERAALGIDIVAGNRLKHLLPEMIAARFNGAAPSIRIDANIEEENSWDALSLDRPRLHSRAFLKVQDGCSHYCAYCIVPYVRGRPVSRPFGAAVAEARRITEAGCPEIVLTGVHLGLYDRLPELVRAIGSLPSLKRLRFGSIEPFAVDERLLEALAETPTFCPHLHMPLQSGDDGVLSAMKRGYTQQQYAAVVTRARAALGSELHVSTDLMVGFPTEDDAAFKESLSFVKATAFGKVHVFPYSPREGTPAAAMPQLCAASVRPRVDEALCAAEALHKNFCLRHAGQEAVILVEENAGGVVRGLTRNYIRVTGRAFAKINEETTLIPVKYSHEGLATEDAPEDCAQTDEVSII